The Euphorbia lathyris chromosome 3, ddEupLath1.1, whole genome shotgun sequence genome contains a region encoding:
- the LOC136223909 gene encoding protein ALTERED PHOSPHATE STARVATION RESPONSE 1-like: MGCVASKLEEEEQVVSICRKRKHQLKLALERRYALADAHCRYCQSLYAVAAAINLFIARHAPQSSQLCFTLPPTPDKNVITNPMFLQQGQLEQITHETMGCHDESSDSSTTSDFSEDEATKQEEEKEEQGFGSYLYMQMPPAMPQSPQTDFGWDFFNPFDTMRPEIISGYRRVSDEDDDLKVVREEEGIPDLEEEGEKEQVFETEQKKAVIIEEKDKGELEENGNNVVEGVENIGFQGDQKGLTVIDTPETGRELLDALKDIEDHFIRAYDSGNDVSRMLEANRVYLQSGVEEIKENSNKLLQISWNRSTSSKSSSCKSLVVSSSKGSSPWTEYKNELFDDYGGMDSGSHSQTLGRLYAWEKKLYEEVKAGDSIRKIYEKKCSRLRNYDVGGDELTVDKTRAAVKDLYARILVAIRSAESISKRIEKLRDEELQPQIVELLKGLTHTWKIMLESHETQDKILSEVKYFACPTLGKFCNDSHRLATLQLEAEILNWRACFTEYFAAQKAYVEALNGWLTKFLVPEVEFYSRGRRSTAPYRASGPPLLIICHNWLSTMGNLPDKSVSLALKSFSKDVRALWVQQRKEQQQKRRVDDLAKELDRRTLSLQKAEARFVEIKLIEYKPDPDAEQQSDHLTEKKDQLDIFREKLDIEKEKHHNCMQETHRITLSGLQTGFSAVFETLTEFSKTSMKMYNDLINCSENAGKLHNQSCIEGKQVEENGSS, translated from the exons ATGGGATGTGTTGCTTCCAagctagaagaagaagaacaagtggtaTCCATCTGCAGGAAGAGGAAACACCAGTTAAAACTAGCTTTAGAGAGAAGATATGCACTTGCAGATGCACATTGCAGATACTGTCAATCTCTCTATGCAGTAGCAGCTGCTATAAATCTCTTCATAGCTCGCCATGCTCCCCAAAGTTCACAATTGTGCTTCACTCTCCCTCCAACGCCGGACAAAAATGTGATAACAAATCCAATGTTTCTTCAACAAGGTCAACTGGAGCAAATTACCCATGAAACAATGGGATGTCATGATGAGTCTAGTGATTCTTCAACAACTTCAGATTTTAGTGAGGATGAAGCTACTAAGCAAGAAGAGGAGAAGGAGGAGCAAGGTTTTGGGTCATACTTGTATATGCAAATGCCACCAGCTATGCCACAGTCACCACAGACAGATTTTGGATGGGATTTCTTTAACCCATTTGACACAATGAGACCAGAGATTATAAGTGGTTATAGAAGGGTTTCTGATGAGGATGATGATTTGAAGGTGGTAAGGGAAGAAGAGGGGATTCCAGACCTtgaggaagaaggagaaaaggAACAGGTGTTTGAGACAGAACAGAAAAAGGCTGTTATCATTGAGGAGAAAGACAAAGGGGAGCTTGAGGAAAATGGGAATAATGTGGTAGAGGGAGTTGAAAACATTGGTTTTCAGGGTGACCAAAAGGGTCTTACTGTTATTGATACTCCAGAGACAGGTAGGGAACTATTAGATGCATTGAAGGATATTGAGGACCACTTCATTAGGGCTTATGATTCTGGCAATGATGTGTCTAGAATGTTAGAAGCTAATAGAGTTTATTTGCAATCCGGGGTAGAGGAAATTAAAG AGAACTCAAACAAGCTCCTTCAAATTTCGTGGAATCGGTCCACTTCGTCCAAGTCCTCATCATGCAAGAGTCTGGTTGTATCCAGTTCTAAAGGCTCATCACCTTGGACAGAATACAAGAATGAACTATTTGATGATTATGGAGGAATGGATTCAGGAAGCCATTCACAAACACTTGGGAGGTTATATGCTTGGGAAAAGAAGCTCTACGAAGAAGTCAAG GCTGGAGACAGCATTCGGAAAATTTATGAGAAAAAATGTTCAAGGCTACGAAACTATGATGTCGGAGGAGATGAACTTACCGTGGATAAGACCAGAGCTGCAGTGAAAGATTTATATGCTAGGATCTTGGTTGCAATTCGAAGTGCTGAGTCCATCTCAAAGAGAATTGAGAAACTAAGAGATGAAGAACTGCAGCCTCAAATAGTAGAACTGTTGAAAGG ACTAACTCATACCTGGAAGATCATGTTGGAATCCCATGAAACCCAAGACAAGATTCTCTCTGAAGTAAAATATTTTGCTTGTCCAACTCTTGGAAAATTCTGCAATGACTCCCATAGGCTCGCAACGCTTCAGCTTGAGGCGGAAATTCTAAATTGGCGTGCATGCTTTACCGAGTATTTTGCAGCACAAAAGGCATATGTTGAAGCTCTGAATGGTTGGCTAACCAAGTTCTTAGTTCCTGAAGTTGAATTTTACTCCAGAGGTAGGAGATCAACTGCACCATATCGAGCCAGTGGTCCCCCATTACTTATAATCTGCCATAATTGGTTATCAACAATGGGGAATTTACCAGATAAGTCAGTATCTCTTGCATTAAAAAGCTTTTCCAAGGATGTGAGAGCATTGTGGGTCCAGCAAAGGAAGGAGCAGCAGCAGAAGAGAAGAGTTGATGATCTTGCAAAAGAACTTGACAGAAGGACCCTGTCATTGCAAAAGGCTGAAGCAAGGTTTGTTGAAATCAAACTCATAGAATATAAACCAGATCCTGATGCAGAACAGCAGAGCGACCATTTAACAGAGAAGAAAGATCAGTTGGACATATTTAGAGAGAAGCTGGACATAGAAAAGGAAAAACATCATAATTGTATGCAAGAAACACACAGAATCACGTTAAGTGGACTTCAAACAGGATTTTCAGCAGTTTTTGAGACCTTAACTGAGTTCTCTAAGACTTCAATGAAAATGTATAATGATCTCATCAATTGCAGTGAAAACGCAGGGAAACTTCATAACCAGTCATGTATTGAGGGTAAACAGGTTGAAGAAAATGGCAGCAGCTGA
- the LOC136224651 gene encoding protein CHAPERONE-LIKE PROTEIN OF POR1, chloroplastic encodes MAAATISVRPNRLSPASPFLRPPLPIFNPSTTFTPTSSQLKSFKNRPWRPTIFPSRRFFSGCGPRAGSRADDSAPFEMSVENALKLLGVSETDSFDDILRAKNAIVATCKDDKEAIAQVEAAYDMLLMRSFTQRRAGKVVNSGIRYADVKPINGPGIGPVPQWLQTTIKKTPILVETPSTGDLGIQAGVYGALMALTYVNGASSSMAPYGGADVPGLILASSFGASLYFMTKKNVKLGKATVITLGGLVAGAVVGSAVENWLQVDIVPFLGVHSPAAVVSEVILFSQFLVSLYLR; translated from the exons ATGGCTGCGGCCACTATCTCCGTCCGCCCCAATCGCCTATCCCCCGCTTCTCCTTTCCTCCGGCCACCCCTTCCCATCTTCAACCCATCAACCACCTTCACGCCCACTTCATCCCAATTAAAATCCTTCAAGAACCGCCCTTGGAGACCCACAATCTTCCCATCTCGTCGCTTCTTCTCTGGCTGCGGCCCCAGAGCAGGTTCCCGTGCCGATGATTCTGCGCCCTTCGAGATGTCCGTCGAGAACGCACTCAAGCTCCTTGGAGTCTCCGAAACCGATTCTTTTGATGATATTCTTCGCGCCAAAAATGCTATTGTTGCTACGTGTAAAGATGACAAGGAAGCCATTGCACAG GTTGAAGCTGCGTATGATATGTTGCTTATGCGAAGCTTTACTCAACGTCGAGCTGGGAAAGTTGTAAATAGTGGCATTCGATATGCTGATGTTAAGCCTATAAATGGTCCAGGAATTGGACCTGTACCTCAATGGCTTCAGACAACTATAAAAAAGACACCCATTTTAGTGGAAACACCGTCAACTGGTGATTTGGGAATACAAGCAGGAGTTTATGGAGCTTTGATGGCTTTAACTTATGTTAATGGAGCTTCATCCTCTATGGCACCTTATGGAGGGGCTGACGTTCCTGGCTTGATCTTGGCTTCAAGTTTTGGGGCATCCTTATACTTCATGACCAAAAAGAATGTAAAGTTAG GAAAGGCTACTGTAATAACTTTAGGAGGGCTTGTGGCCGGTGCAGTTGTGGGTTCAGCTGTTGAGAATTGGTTGCAGGTGGACATTGTCCCATTTCTTGGTGTACATTCCCCTGCTGCTGTAGTTAGTGAAGTCATTCTCTTCTCTCAATTCTTGGTTTCCCTCTATCTAAGATAG